The sequence below is a genomic window from Coffea arabica cultivar ET-39 chromosome 8e, Coffea Arabica ET-39 HiFi, whole genome shotgun sequence.
TACCGCCGCCGGAGGAAGAATGAAGTTGATGTTGTCCGCAGCAGGATTGACACTTATATCAGATCTTCGCTTCGCACTGCTTTTGCTCAGGCAAGTTCATATTCTGTGTTACTTGCAGTCTTTACTGCTTTTGAGAAACAGAAGGCAGCTTTCAATGGAATCAATATTTGAATTTTGTATGGAGGAATTTTTACAGATGATTTTCCCTCCAGTCATGCATGCTTGTCAAAAGAATATGacaaaaatttaacaaactgcAAAGTTATCCAAAATTCCAttacttctattttttttttttaaacaaagatGGGCAAGGTGGGGGGTATCAGGGATCTAAGGAATGGTGGCACTGTGGCTCACCATCTCTTAAAAGCTGCATTACAGCAGAACTGTGATTATAGCATCCTATATACATCTATTATTTAAGAGTGCAGGAATTATCTAATGTTTCTCTCTGGAGTGCTCATCTGGTGGCAGACCAACCAAATTGGTGGCAACTTTGTGGGAGTATGTGATACTTAAGGGCATACAAATTTACTAATAGTTATGATGGAGATATGTTTATCTAGCAGCATTTCATCCTGGCAACATAGCTGGCAGAGAGAATTAGTGATACATCGTTGATGTGCATTATGTTGATTTCGAATTAATAAATGAGCTGCTGCAAAATAATTTGACATGCTCTGGCTCGGTAGCTGAGGAAACATCCATGaacaaaattgaagaaacatTGGACAGTTGGTGAAGTCAGGTTTCAACTGGTCCTTGAACAATTTTTACCAATTGCTCGACTTTGGTAATATTGTATTATAACCGTGAAAGGAATATGGactattgaggtttgattgctctgatataAATTTATTTGCCAATGTACTCATTACTGAAGGGAATACAACAAATTGTTGATATTTGGTTCAAGGGCCACAAGATCCTGACGAATCAGCAGACTGTTTACGAGGGTGCATTGACTTCATTATTGCTGTTATCAAAAGACACAAATTGGGTCTCAGCTCCTCGCAAACAGCTCAGGCTTGATTTGTTCAAAGCTTCACTCGATTGGTGTTCCAGAATAAAGATAGAACAATTAGTGAATCAATCTGATGTCTAAATAGTTTATACAATTTATAGTCTGCAATAAGCTATAAAGGTTTCTGTCATTCGTTGCTCTCTattgcaaaagaagaaaaaaataataataacaaggACTGCTGATTCATACTGTCCTGTTGTTTGCTGATATAAGAAAGAACTGCATAACTATTCTGAATGGATTGTAAATTATCTAGTAAGTAAAAAGATTTCTGAATTTTGACTTGCAGAGAATGGAGAAGGCAGATTCAAGCAGGAGGGCATTGAGAAATCAACCAAATCCTCTTCCAGTCCTTGCCATTCTTGCTAAAGATGTTGGCGAACTAGCTAGTAATGAAAAGGAGGTCTTTAGTCCTATCCTGAAGAGTTGGCATCCTTTTGCTGCAGGTGTTGCTGTTGCCACCCTTCATGCTTGCTATGGAAATGAGCTGAAGCAATTTATTTCAGGTATAACAGAGTTGACACCAGATGCTGTTCAGGTATTGAGAGCTGCAGATAAGTTGGAAAAAGATCTTGTCCAGATTGCCGTTGAAGATTCAGTGGACAGTGATGATGGTGGAAAGGCGATTATTCGTGAAATGGCGCCTTATGAAGCTGAAGGTGCAATAGCCAAGATGGTGAAAGATTGGATTAAGGCAAGAATAGACAGGTTAAAGGAATGGGTTGACAGAAATCTGCAACAAGAGGTATGCTAATTGCTCTGCATTCCCCAGGATGCTTGTGATGGAATATACTTTTCAACCTTTCTATGATTCCCTCAAAATTATGCCAGACTTTGTTTCGGCTAAAAGGGAAAGGAGACGGAAGAATCTTTGAACTGAGATAAGAAATAAGCATGAAGAATCTCAATATTTTGTAGTTAAGTTTGCTATTTGAATTGATTAGTAATGACAAAACTGGATATGTAGGCTTGATGGGAACTAATTATTTTCATACACTTCATCTCTCTTTATTCCTTTACAGCTCAGTTTATTACTTGTGCTGTCTGAAGATTGAAAAGCTTTACTCGTGTGAATCTGACAATATGTGCTACTATTGCAATTCTATCAATGACCATTTGTGTTTAACTTTAGTGCTAAAAGTTGTTGCTTTGCGGCCTTCAACATATAGGTATGGAATCCCCAAGCTAATCAAGAAGGATATGCCCCATCTGCTGTTGAGGTCTTACGAATAATTGATGAAACATTGGATGCATTCTTTCAGCTGCCAATACCAATGCATCCAGCACTCCTTCCTGACTTGATGATGGGCCTTGACAGATGCCTTCAATACTATGCAACAAAGGCAAAATCTGGCTGTGGTAATTATTGTAGATCTCAATGATTTTGCAGTAGAAAATTTGCGATTAGAATCTGctctcatattttctttttccctaaTTGCACTCAAATGTAGGATCAAGGAACATGTATCTGCCAACTATGCCAGCTTTGACAAGATGCACAATGGGGGCAAAATTTCAGGGGGTGtttaagaagaaagagaagCCAGTTCATACCCAGAAAAGGAACTCACAGGTTGCTACGATGAATGGGGATGACTTATTTGGGATACCACAACTTTGTGTGCGTATCAATACTTTACAGAGGCTGAGGGTAGATTTGGAAATTGTGGAAAAGAGAATTATTACCCTCCTCCGAAACTCTGAATCGGCTCATGCAGAAGACTTTTCAAATGGATTGGTCAAAAAGTTTGAGCTTACGCCAGCTGCTTGTGTTGAGGGGATTCAACATATTTGCGAGGCAGTGGCCTATAGAATCGTTTTCCACGATCTTGGTCATGTCCTATGGGATGGTTTGTATGCTGGGGAGCCTGCTTCATCCAGAATTGAGCCTTTCCTTCAGGAGCTTGAGCAGAAACTGACAGTCATAGCTGACACTATTCATGAAAGGGTTCGTACGCGTATTGTTGCCGACATAATGAGAGCATCTTTTGATGGTTTCCTGTTGGTTTTGCTGGCTGGAGGACCTACCCGTGCTTTCTCCAAGCAGGACTTCCAGATAATTGAGGATGATTTCAAGTCCCTCAAAGATTTATTCTGGGCCAATGGTGATGGATTACCAACTGATGTAATAAACAAGTTTTCTACCACTGTAAGGGATGTCCTTCCTCTTTTCCGAACGGACACAGAAAGCCTGATTGAGCGTTTCAGACGGTTGACTCTGGAAGCATATGGTTCCTCGGCAAAATCTAGGCTTCCACTGCCACCAACATCTGGCCAGTGGAATCCAACTGAACCAAACACGCTTTTGCGTGTTTTGTGTCATCGGAATGATGAAGCAGCATCAAGATTCCTTAAGAAGACTTATAACTTGCCCAAAAAACTGTAGGGATATATGGTGTGCCTGGGTTTCTACTGAACCTGCTACTCAGAAGAGTGATACCGGCAGCATATTGAAAAGATTCTGGCCTGTAATTAGTATATTGATCAAGGATGCTTGTGTCATACTTAAGCGTTGCTAGTGCAATTTCAGAGTTCCGAGTGCCTTAAGAAGTAGATTATTTCTTGTATAGGAAACATTCAAATCTTGGTTGTTTATCTCCTGTTCACTGCTTTCTTGAGGATCAAGGGTTCTAGAAATATTTAAAGGTTTGTCCTAGGGAGGGAGTGGTAGTGGGAGATGGTATTTAGTGGTTTCGATCATCTGTAGATTATAGGATAGagttttgttcttttctctgCGTTGCATTTATTCTTATTCGTTTCATTGACATCATTGGTCTTTCCATATTCATTTGTTGGTTATAATCTTTATTCTGATCACCTGTAATGTAGATATGGGGCCTTACCCCTTATTGCAGCAATGTAGTAATATTTGATTAATGTGTTGTGCTTTTTGGTATCATGTCGTCCCTTACCTTTTTAGTTTATTCCATTTCTTTAATGTCTGTTTATATATCTTTAGGGTAAATCAGTTTCTGGTTCAAGATAGCATTTGAATTTGCAAAGCTTGGTCTTGCCCTTCGTAGGTTAGAAAcctggaaaagaaaatgaaggggTTTTACTTTTCGCCTTGTAAGTGGGACTGGGAATTAGCATCAAGGAATTCATAGGAAACTTGCATAATGTATAAAGAAGACCACGTAATTACCATGGCGTTCTGTTTGTCTTTTTATGTTAACAAGGAAGTTAAAGCATTTCCCAGAAGCCAAacatgttttcttctttttttattattttgtgcaaggaaaagaataaaCCTAACTGTTCATATGCACCCTTTTGGAGATTATCCAATAAAGCAATTACACTTAATGTAATTGGTTTATTCAAGATATAATAGTAGATTAATCCAcacataagtttttttttttttttttgttaaatccGTATATAAGGTTGATCATCAAATTCATAAAATAAGTTAATGTTATGCGAGTCAAATAGTCAGGTTGGTTGATCCTGCATTACGAGTTTCGTAGTTCTCTCCATAATACATTAAAACTTTTCATGCTAAGTAAAGCCCAAGAGCAGAACTGAAAACTTTGGATTCTTTCTTTctaatgaaaaatttttacgttttcCGTGAACATATTTTCCTATcactttttatcttatatatatatatatatatatcaaatcattataatatattttcCTATTTAAACTTCAAAACATAACCATCCAAACGGGACCAAGCTACAAAATCAAATACTGCAGCACTGTGTGTTCAATTTGAAAAGTAACACGTGGCTTGTACTAAAAAAGAATGTACAATGAGAGCGGTTAATCTCTACAGTATTGCTACAAACTTACAATAGCGTCAACTGGTACACAGGGAACCTTCACCACAGACCAATTCAGTCACCATACATCTCATCACACTGAGCAAAAAGCAACTTCTAATCCTGTAATCTAAGAGTAATTTTACGTTGAAAGGTCCCTTCTTTTTGAGGCACAGTACCAACATTCTCAGCACATAATGATCATCCAACACACGTCACAAATCAATTAGTGCAGGTATGAACCAGTGTCCTTTCTCTTCTCCATTTTCCCAAGAGCATGGACAATCGGTGACCTTGAATGATCTCTGTGGCAGGAAATTATTATATCTCTGTGGCAGGAAATTATTACATCTCTGGGCATAACAATCCTGTCAATGGTCACTCGCCAAAGTAGATTATGAGGTACACAATTAATGAACCCAGCCCAGCAAACAGGATGATCCAGAAAAGCGCCACCAACTCTATAAGGAGAAAATCCAGCAAATCACTGGTGTCACTCCTCAAGAATAGCACGTCCAAGATTAGTGGCAATAGCTAATCTGACAGAGTTCAAGGCTTCAGGTGGCAAGTCAGCATTGACAAAATCTGGCCGCAATCTTGCCATTGACAACTCTTGCAGTTTATTCAACAACACATTAGTCTGTGAGACATTAAGCAATGGACGCCCTGCCCAGTTAAACAATTTCAACTGCAAAAACACAAAAACAGGTCAGCAGGGACTCTGTGAAACCACTATGAGTTAACACATACAGCATCTTCAAACTATTATCTTGCAACTATGTGATCGGCTGTAAGTACCAACTAATAGTGGGGCAGTGCTGTTTATATTCCATGCATCAAACTATTTCACAGAAAAGTGCAGGGTGTAGGGAAAGCCATGAACTAATTAAAACTTGCAAGGCCGCAAAACTAAAGAATATAGGATTAGAAGCAGCTTACCGAATCATGTAGAATAGGCAGCCAAAATCTCTGAGGTGTAGAGGGGTTTTTCATAAGCTGCACAAAGTTACTAGCCTGATCATTGCTCAGAAGAATATGAAGTTGAAATTGCAATAGTAAAGTATTTCATTTATCTATACAGAATAATGGACAATAGGTTATCCTTAAAGGGAGTGCACCATGATAACAATCACAAAAGACCATCATATCCATTAAAAGGCTTTCTATCAATTCTTATAAGAGGTCTAGAAACTAGCACAAAGTACCGAAAGCTTGTAAACCTAGAATTTCTTAAAGATTAATTTCTTTGTTGTTGCTTTTAAATCAATCATCGTCTCTTCATTGAATATGGATGCAAATATGTGATGGGTTAAAAATGTGTGGAACATACTGATATAAGGGCTTCAGCAGCTCTCTGAGCAGCATCAGTAGCTGTTCCACTGTGAACCTGCTGAAGAGAACGCCTAAATTCCCTGTACCTGTCAACAAAATTGGAGAGGTAGAATGAAATGAGAATGAGAATAATGCTACTAATTTTGAGTCTGGTTTGTGTGAACAAACAATCATATAGATCAGCAAGTCCATACTTGTTCAAAAACTCGAGTCCCCCAGCAATCCCTGACTCAGGTCCTAGCAATTCAATAAGTCCTTCCCATTGCTACAGAGGAAGCAACAACAAAAGCGAAGTAATTAGGTAAAGGCACCACACTAATTTGCAAAATTTAGTTTGTTTATGATCCAATGTAACATGACTTCACTTGCTTGATTGACTTTCACAACAGCTAAGAGCTAGCAAATAACTCATAAAAGTTGGGTAACTTTCCATAATGTTAAACCAAAGTTCAAAAGTAGAGCATAATTCCAGGGAAGATCAAATATTTATGATTGATGTCAGGGTAAATGACACATCTCAAAATTGACTTTGTCATAGTTGCAAAACCTCCCCTTCTGAATCTGGAAGTAACTACTccagtaaaaatttttcatgatACATAATAAACCACCTCATGGCTATGTGGCCAAGAAGATGGTGCTTGTACTTCGAATATATCCTTAATGTATACTATAAAGATCACATATATAATTTAAAGGACAACCAGAATATATTAGCATAAACATCACCTATGATCCAGATAAACTACTAGTAAAACCTTACCAAAAtcagaattttgaaaaataaaaaaggtatTCCATTCCCCGTCACTCAAATCCATTGCAAATTTAGCAATTCAAATAACAGAAAATGTTTCATTAATTTAACCTAGTGGCTAGTGTTATGCATGCATTACCTTGAAACTGTCATCAGATAATGACTTTCCGACAAAATCAAACAAATGCTTTGCAATTCTATTTAAACGGACTTCATCTCGAGCTTGCTGAAGCCAGAAGACTCCTGAACCTTTCTTTCCATGTTTCCAATCATGCACTGCAGTTATCTATTTGACAATATAGCACAATGTTAGTGAAGACTACAAATACATTTATTCTTTTGTTCTGCAGTCTCAAGACTCACCAAGAAAAGGATGCTTGTATCAGGAACACTATCCTAagttacaaaagaaaaatatcctACAAATGTGCTTGCTGATACCATAATATGAATCAATCACCATTTGCATCTTAGCATACCTTCATCAGGTTAGAACTAACAGTTCCAAGTTCGTAAAGGCGGCAAATCTCTATGCTCTGCTTAAAAGCAAAATGCAATTCATTGTTCCATcagaaaacaagaaaccatcACTTCAAATACAATACGTGGAGACAGAAAGGTAaccagaggaggaggaggaggaggaggaggaggggggggggggggggtgggagGAAGGGTGTTAGACATTCAATAGGTGGTCATACAAGATTGAGTCTGTAACCTTTAGAAGTACTTGATCATGTTGTAGGGCTTGCTTGCTCAATACTGTCTCCAACAAACCCATTCCTTGTTTCATACAGGAAGACAAATATATTGGAGCAATCTGTGAGAATATCAAAATCAGGGAAATAATGAACGTCATGGATAGTAACTAGTAGTTGACAAACGAAGGGAGGTAAATCAAGTACATTCAGAGGACTGACCATAATGGAAAAAGTGGAAAGGAAAACAATAGCACAGCCCGCAACTTTCACTTGTATGTCGTAAATATATACTATTTGGCAAACAACATATACAAACTAATAGAGCAACGAAAGAAAGGTTAACCAACCCCAGAGATATCCCATGAAATACACTTGACGTGCATACAAAGACCATTTCCTTCTAGTATAAATAAATCAATCCATTTCTCTGTTTAGGCAGTCCTTTCACTCAAATAGTAGTTTCTGTGTCTCTTTTACCTCATGCATATGAATATTCAGGGGAACACATGCAAATGTTTTAACTGAAAGGAAATAAAGAGGCCGAGGAAATGAAATTGTTAAGGTAATGTCTAATTATTTTTCACACTTACCTGCCAAGTCAAGGCATGAGAAGATAGAACTTGGGCATATACAAGTCGATTCAGCTCCTCAATGCAGATTCCCCCCAATTGAAATTGTTCCTTCTGCAAAAGCATTTCAGCTTGAATGTTCCCAGCTGTCAACAATTCTGCAGCATGTGCCATCATCCTATTGAATTTTAAGTACAAGATGCAGGTTAATGTCATAAGTATTTGGTCCAACCACCTCATTTGGGTCAGTAAGGACACTCACAGACACTAAAGGTGCCAGATGTAAATCCCCCACCTGCAGTGTCATCACTAAAAATGTCGTGTGTTCTTCTTACAACATACTATATGCCaaagaaaactactaaaaatggCTCCAAAGTGAGAGGATTTACTTGTCCCTATGTATTCAAACACCACATAGAGAAGATAAAACAGTCCTGATAAATTATTAACAAATACAGGAAGTATTTTGAAAAAGACAAACAGAAGGGCTGCAGTCACAGTATCATGCTGCCTGGGAAAAATGATCAGATATTGCAGAAGTTTCTAATGTTTTTGCTATTCTTTTGGAGCAAAAAATGCTACACAGACTTAAAACTGATATATTGCAAGTTTTCCAGCGGATTCCATCAAGTTAAAGTAAAATGGACCATTCATGCTCCATATGCgagattcaaaattttttcacgATGAGCAAGAAAAACGGTTGCTGGATATTATTAAGTAAAAATGCCATGTGCTTACCTTTAAAGAATCAGTGATTAATAAAAAACtgttaatgaaaattttcagagGCATGTGAAAATTGAGTTCGGGAAGGATTCAATGACCAATCCATCTAACAGGTCCAGAGTAAGGTAAGAGAAGAATTTGCTTTGATTCAGGTTGCCTGTGTTATTATGGAGTCTGGTCTTTGTTCAATAGAAAAAGCCCCTTTGGCTGCTATCATGTAATCCATACTCCCCCGAGATTAGggagtgaaaaatgaagaaaacttAGATTCTACTTCTCTATTCATTGTTAAACCACCATAATTTACTCGCAGAATCAGTAAACGAAAAATAACCATAGCAATCTTACCAGGAGCCAAATGATTTTGAGCACTCTGCTAAGACAACCTGAATAAGAAATAAAAACCAAATTATTTATCTTCAGATGAAATGCCACAATATGAACATCATGTTAACCAAATTACTTATTTAACCTCTGGATTTTCGCCAAGAATTCCAATTAGAAGTCCAATCAATTTATGGTGACCAGAAACTGGTTTTATCTGCATGCACTTTTGAGCTAAGTTGTACATGCTTTCTAAACCCTGCACCAGGAAAAATGATCAACCCTATTTCCTGCCAATTTCCAGTCTAACACTGAACAGAAGTCACAGCAAATACATGATGGTAATCATCAAGTACATATAGGGATTTTAGAGTTACTAACAGCAGTGAAGGGTCTGATGTACAAAAAATGAGCAATGTACAACTCCATCCAATGAAATGTTGCATTGGACAAACTAGTGGAGTTTCCAAGCATGGTTTGAAGTATATTTTTCAGCCCGTCCCTTGTCTGGTGGTGCTCACATTGAAGCCAAAATGCACTGCAGTCCAGCTTAGTTATTTGTGCTCGCCATTTCTCCCAAGCCTAGCAGAGAATAATGTACTTATAATCAGCCAAATATCTTTTTACCTTAGATACGAGTTATGTGACAACCAAAAGTACCAAAATTACCTTCACAAAATCAGGCTTGTTCTTATAACATTCGCCTAATTTGTCTGCTCCCAGATCAGCGCGCAAACGTGGCATCTTTGATATAAGCACAGCGACTGCTTCCACTAATCCATTTTCAGTCTGTTAGAAAGGGTGAAAGGCACGAAGTACTATGTTACATGTCTGGAAACTTAAATGATATTCTTAATTAAGAGATCAACTTCTTtttcaaaaagggaaaaaataaaaacacagTCAAAAATGAAACCAAATTTCAGTGATTCTCCCTcctccccccaaaaaaaaaattcagtcaAATATTGAAAGCTTCCATTCCTATATCAGTTGAATAGAAGTAAAACCTTGAAGAGAAACAGTTACATTTGAACTCCATTTGATGAGCAGCACTGGATATTCCACTTAAGCACAAACTATATGCTACATGCATGTGTTTTCCAACCCCAAGGAAGAAAAGGTTAAAGATGCAAAATTGCCAGTATGGAGTAAGTAGCAAGCAGATATAAATTTTGCTCAAAGAAAGTAAATGCCCTTCATTTTTGCATCTGTTTTGAAGCACTCAAATGTTCAAATACATACCCACCAGCATTTTCCAAGGACAAAGAAATATCTGaactgtttttttttggtacaaaggATCCAAATCATACAGTCCGGATCCTCATCAACTTAAGTCTTCCATGACCTCCTATTAGCAAAAGCTTCATGGACCTGGTTGCCATCCCCCCCTTCCCTCACTGCCCCACGAGTATTCTAGCAGCCTTTTATCTTAATAGAGCACAGATATATCTGgcaagaaaacaataaaagaggtatAGAAAACCCTAAGAAGGGTGAGGCTTTCAGTTCATATGGGGCACTCGCAGTAAGTAAATGACATCTATGCCGTAGTATCTCTTTAAAAAacttgccccaaaaaaaaaaagatttgaacCCAAACATCTATTACATGATAGAAATGTCAGAACTGAATATCAAGAACAAACTAGGAGATTTGATTTGCTTCCTTTTAGCATCCTCCTCAAGTTAAAGGAGAAACAGAAAAACTTTTTCCCCTGTTTTGGCCAGAATATGGAGCAACGGAGATATACAGCAATAAGGGTCATTTTTTCATACACTACAAATAACACAAAATGGTTCCCTGGCACATTCAATTTCTTTTACAGGCTGTTTGGGAGCTTGGATTtgataagaaaagaagagaaagtgagAGAAATCAGAACTATTCCTACGTTTGCAAGTTTCTTCAGACAGAAAAGAATGGAAAGGGCCAGAATTGGACAGATTATGTAGCTGCTGTAGATTCAAAAGTTTTCTGCCCATTTATGGCCAGATTTGGACAGGAAGCTGGGAAAGCAttgtataatttttgaaaataccAACTCTGTCCTGGAATGACTTCTAAACTAAAATTTTAATGATGTCTATATCCAAAATCATCCCATTTCTTTcataaactcccaaaaaacATTAAAATCTCCTCTTCTTTTCTTACCGTTTCTTTTCTCTCACAACTTAaggtttctcttcttttcttttctgtcctCAACTCCCAAACTAGCCAATAATGCTTGATTCTCATTCCATTACAGAAG
It includes:
- the LOC113703711 gene encoding protein unc-13 homolog; its protein translation is MASLFSRERTFGHSRRDSHSSSTPTTTITMPSTATAAAAAASSASSRFSTAAATTTTLSLSSLPSPFGDLTSTLSSSDLRETAFEVFVAACRTSTGKPLAYVSNNNTSSPTSTAAVNGHVNNHHASSSPISNSSSPSLQRSLTSTAASKMKKALGLRSSSSLKKGEGSPGSGSGSGGKGKKPVTVGELMRVQMRVSESVDSRIRRALLRVSAGQVGRRIESMVLPLELLQQFKSSDFTGPHEYDAWQKRNLRLLEAGLLLHPQIPLDNKSNAAAQRLRQIIQGALDRPIETGRNNEPLQVLRSAVMALAGRSSDGILDSCHWADGFPLNLRLYEVLLEACFDINDETSIIEEVDEVMELIKKTWGILGLNQMLHNLCFTWVLFNRYVATGQVANDLLDAADNQLAEVAKDAKTTKDPSYAKILSSTLTAMLGWAEKRLLAYHDTFDSGNIDSMQSIVSLGVSSAKILVEDISNEYRRRRKNEVDVVRSRIDTYIRSSLRTAFAQRMEKADSSRRALRNQPNPLPVLAILAKDVGELASNEKEVFSPILKSWHPFAAGVAVATLHACYGNELKQFISGITELTPDAVQVLRAADKLEKDLVQIAVEDSVDSDDGGKAIIREMAPYEAEGAIAKMVKDWIKARIDRLKEWVDRNLQQEVWNPQANQEGYAPSAVEVLRIIDETLDAFFQLPIPMHPALLPDLMMGLDRCLQYYATKAKSGCGSRNMYLPTMPALTRCTMGAKFQGVFKKKEKPVHTQKRNSQVATMNGDDLFGIPQLCVRINTLQRLRVDLEIVEKRIITLLRNSESAHAEDFSNGLVKKFELTPAACVEGIQHICEAVAYRIVFHDLGHVLWDGLYAGEPASSRIEPFLQELEQKLTVIADTIHERVRTRIVADIMRASFDGFLLVLLAGGPTRAFSKQDFQIIEDDFKSLKDLFWANGDGLPTDVINKFSTTVRDVLPLFRTDTESLIERFRRLTLEAYGSSAKSRLPLPPTSGQWNPTEPNTLLRVLCHRNDEAASRFLKKTYNLPKKL
- the LOC113704165 gene encoding nuclear pore complex protein NUP85-like isoform X2, whose product is MPGMTSDSGDHSTSVVPISPNPQPTTYPLHHGLKPPIARLSISWARGNTLRVTVLRQPQPSAANGEEEAGGRVLEVKLSDNGDGEIDDAQWRRIAYGSVTPFALLQSRKNSTSTLSKISALDSTEWWQYIMEYSREINSLLGNPKPSPSLAIEDQKTVLKDVQKPTCFKAAWELMEIFYADQHSQAWIPERLLDWLADYDCLFSGTQPTVHSELVNFQKELVTRQAVEDHPKYWEAISSTLAIGWLEIGVKLLRLHGSYDFDQLGSRETENGLVEAVAVLISKMPRLRADLGADKLGECYKNKPDFVKAWEKWRAQITKLDCSAFWLQCEHHQTRDGLKNILQTMLGNSTSLSNATFHWMELYIAHFLYIRPFTAVVLAECSKSFGSWMMAHAAELLTAGNIQAEMLLQKEQFQLGGICIEELNRLVYAQVLSSHALTWQIAPIYLSSCMKQGMGLLETVLSKQALQHDQVLLKSIEICRLYELGTVSSNLMKITAVHDWKHGKKGSGVFWLQQARDEVRLNRIAKHLFDFVGKSLSDDSFKQWEGLIELLGPESGIAGGLEFLNKYREFRRSLQQVHSGTATDAAQRAAEALISLMKNPSTPQRFWLPILHDSLKLFNWAGRPLLNVSQTNVLLNKLQELSMARLRPDFVNADLPPEALNSVRLAIATNLGRAILEE
- the LOC113704165 gene encoding nuclear pore complex protein NUP85-like isoform X1, giving the protein MPGMTSDSGDHSTSVVPISPNPQPTTYPLHHGLKPPIARLSISWARGNTLRVTVLRQPQPSAANGEEEAGGRVLEVKLSDNGDGEIDDAQWRRIAYGSVTPFALLQSRKNSTSTLSKISALDSTEWWQYIMEYSREINSLLGNPKPSPSLAIEDQKTVLKDVQKPTCFKAAWELMEIFYADQHSQAWIPERLLDWLADYDCLFSGTQPTVHSELVNFQKELVTRQAVEDHPKYWEAISSTLAIGWLEIGVKLLRLHGSYDFDQLGSRETENGLVEAVAVLISKMPRLRADLGADKLGECYKNKPDFVKAWEKWRAQITKLDCSAFWLQCEHHQTRDGLKNILQTMLGNSTSLSNATFHWMELYIAHFLYIRPFTAGLESMYNLAQKCMQIKPVSGHHKLIGLLIGILGENPEVVLAECSKSFGSWMMAHAAELLTAGNIQAEMLLQKEQFQLGGICIEELNRLVYAQVLSSHALTWQIAPIYLSSCMKQGMGLLETVLSKQALQHDQVLLKSIEICRLYELGTVSSNLMKITAVHDWKHGKKGSGVFWLQQARDEVRLNRIAKHLFDFVGKSLSDDSFKQWEGLIELLGPESGIAGGLEFLNKYREFRRSLQQVHSGTATDAAQRAAEALISLMKNPSTPQRFWLPILHDSLKLFNWAGRPLLNVSQTNVLLNKLQELSMARLRPDFVNADLPPEALNSVRLAIATNLGRAILEE